A single Lactuca sativa cultivar Salinas chromosome 8, Lsat_Salinas_v11, whole genome shotgun sequence DNA region contains:
- the LOC111920983 gene encoding zinc finger BED domain-containing protein RICESLEEPER 2-like, translating to MDGDVSSDPMEGVENKEQSTPINVDVDEQPTPQNHIPSENAEMHAGEEEIVMKRKRKKTSKAWYGFTIVTLSNGTKKAQCIHCKTKLTYGDSGTTSTLKRHLAICKPHKDYEEKQNLLNFPLIKFDGDAGHEKLPSLIRPDAKYDGNKMREAIATWVLGTEQPFSVVEDDLFVHMMKTATPLFEKTNRTSTKADCFKIYEHEKKTLKALTKAASKISLTTDCWKSSHQKIEYMVITGHFIDHNWRLQKRVLSFVHVPPPRTGLDIADGIYKCLKHWEIEDKIFTISVDNAAYNDRALRRLKEIFSRVRKLTCGGRLFHVRCCAHILNLLVKDGLAMIDSVIREVREGIKYINNSEARLQTFSNIAHQLQIQDRKLLLDVPTRWNSTYDMLSVALKFKDVFPRFAEYEPHFHHLPNDEEWVHVESVCTNVISGSDYPTSNLYLIEVFRVKETLDKGSLSKNDFIKTMVTKMKEKFDKYWGECHLVMAIASVLDPRFKMKLVEFSFPTIYSNAEKNIEEVKKALYEMYEEYLEIHDASVREAATPANGCGGNEVSKTSLGSGWEAFGEFIKNTDLERPEKSELDMYLEEGVYRDPRQKGMDSFKALEWWNVHKLKYRVLSKMVMDVLAIPISTVASEATFSAGKEEMPIEVLLPTGTNFAGLNLL from the exons ATGGATGGTGATGTGAGTTCAGATCCAATGGAAGGGGTTGAGAATAAGGAGCAATCTACTCCCATAAATGTAGATGTTGATGAACAACCAACTCCTCAAAATCATATTCCAAGTGAAAATGCAGAAATGCACGCGGGAGAAGAGGAAATAGTAATGAAACGAAAACGAAAAAAAACATCAAAGGCATGGTACGGTTTCACTATAGTGACTCTATCTAATGGTACCAAAAAAGCTCAGTGTATTCATTGTAAAACAAAGTTAACTTATGGTGATAGCGGGACTACATCAACCTTAAAAAGGCATTTGGCTATATGCAAACCACATAAGGATTACGAAGAAAAACAGAATTTATTGAATTTTCCACTTATTAAATTTGATGGAGATGCAGGACATGAGAAGCTTCCTTCATTGATCAGGCCTGATGCAAAGTATGATGGTAACAAAATGAGAGAAGCAATAGCTACTTGGGTGTTAGGTACTGAGCAACCTTTTTCTGTTGTGGAGGATGATTTATTTGTGCATATGATGAAGACAGCTACTCCATTATTTGAGAAAACAAACAGGACTTCAACCAAAGCAGATTGTTTTAAGATATATGAGCATGAGAAAAAAACACTGAAAGCTCTTACAAAAGCGGCCTCAAAAATCAGTTTGACCACTGATTGTTGGAAGTCATCTCATCAGAAGATTGAGTACATGGTTATCACAGGGCACTTTATTGATCATAATTGGAG ATTACAAAAACGTGTCTTGAGTTTTGTACATGTTCCTCCTCCTCGTACCGGACTTGATATTGCTGATGGTATTTATAAATGTTTGAAGCATTGGGAAATTGAGGACAAGATATTCACGATATCTGTAGACAATGCTGCATACAATGATAGGGCGTTGAGAAGACTGAAAGAAATTTTTTCTagagtgagaaaactcacatgtGGTGGGAGATTGTTTCATGTTAGATGTTGTGCACATATTTTGAATCTTCTTGTGAAAGATGGTCTTGCTATGATTGATTCTGTTATCAGGGAAGTTCGTGAGGGTATCAAATATATTAACAATTCTGAGGCGAGACTTCAAACATTTTCAAATATTGCACATCAACTACAAATACAAGATAGAAAGTTGTTGCTTGATGTTCCAACACGATGGAATTCAACCTATGATATGTTGTCGGTTGCATTAAAATTTAAAGATGTTTTCCCAAG ATTTGCGGAGTACGAGCCACATTTCCATCACCTGCCTAATGATGAGGAGTGGGTGCATGTGGAGAGT GTATGCACAAATGTCATTTCTGGAAGTGATTATCCAACATCCAATCTGTATTTGATTGAGGTGTTTAGAGTAAAAGAAACTTTGGATAAAGGTTCtctatcaaaaaatgattttattaagaCTATGGTGACTAAGATGAAGGAGAAGTTTGACAAATATTGGGGGGAGTGCCATCTTGTCATGGCTATAGCTTCAGTGTTAGATCCAAGATTTAAAATGAAGTTAGTAGAATTTAGTTTCCCAACCATATACTCCAATGCTGAAAAGAACATTGAAGAAGTGAAGAAAGCACTTTATGAAATGTATGAAGAGTATTTGGAAATACATGATGCATCAGTCCGAGAAGCTGCAACGCCTGCAAATGGATGTGGAGGAAATGAAGTGTCAAAAACATCACTCGGGTCCGGATGGGAGGCTTTTGGGGAGTTTATAAAAAATACAGATTTGGAGAGACCAGAAAAGTCAGAATTAGATATGTATTTGGAAGAAGGTGTTTATAGGGACCCGAGACAAAAAGGAATGGATTCATTCAAGGCTTTGGAGTGGTGGAATGTTCATAAATTGAAGTACCGTGTTTTATCAAAGATGGTTATGGATGTGCTTGCGATCCCGATTTCTACCGTTGCATCTGAGGCAACATTTAGTGCTGGG AAGGAGGAAATGCCCATTGAGGTTTTATTACCTACAGGGACAA ATTTTGCTGGATTGAATTTGCTTTAA